Below is a window of bacterium DNA.
GAACCACTGGAACTCCTGTTGAGGCTCCAGGAGATCGATGTCGAGATCAACGAAATCCAGGGCCGCAGGTCGACGATCCCGGCGCAGATTGAGGCGCTGGAACACGAAATGGATTCGGCCCGCCAGGAACTTGTCGACAAGGAATCCCAGTTGAAAGCGGCCCGTCTCGTCATCCGCGAGACCGAGGGCCGGGTGGCTCAGCTGGACGAGGGCTCAAACCGCTACAAGCAGCAGTTGCTCGCGGTCAAGAGCAACCGCGAGTACTCGGCCCTGCTGACAGAGATTGAGGCGATAAAGCGGGAGAAGGCGGAGCTGGAGGAGCGCATCATCAGCCGCATGGAGCAGATCGAGCAGTTGAACCAGTCCCTCGATCAGTCCCGCGCCTCCCTGGCGGACCAGGAGAGCGGTCGCCGCGAGCAGTACGACAGCCTCAAGGGCCAGATTCAGGACCTGGACGAGCAGATCGCCATCCGCCGTCAGAAGCGCGAGGGCCTGTCGGTGCGGGTCAAGCCGCGTCTGCTCGTTCTGTACGAACGGATCATGGGCTCGCGGGTAAACCAGGCGGTGGTAGCCCTGCGCAACGGAAGTTGCGGCGGGTGCCACGCGATGATCCCGCTCCAGCAGGTGAACGATATCCGCAAGGGCCGGGACATCCACACCTGCGAAAACTGCGGGCGGATACTGTATTACGAAGAAAACGGCAACGGGGCCTGAACCGGCCGCGTGGAGCCTTAAGGCAGGGAGCGAAGCGGACAGCCGCGGTCGGCTCACCGCAAGGCCGGCCGAGGAAAGTCCGGACTCCGCAGAGCAGGATGCTGGATAACGTCCAGGCAGGGTGACCTGACGGAAAGTGCCACAGAAAACATACCGCCCCGCACCCTCGGGTCGGGGTAAGGGTGAAAAGGTGCGGTAAGAGCGCACCGCTCGTCCGGTGACGGACGGGGCAGGGTAAACCCCATCCGGAGCAAGACCGAATAGGGGAGGAGAGGCGGCTCGTCTCGCTCGACTCCCGGGTAGGTTGCATCAGAGCGGCGGGAGCAATCCCCCGCCAAGATGAATGGCTGTCGCCCCGCTCTCGGGCGGGGTACAGAATCCGGCTTATGCTTCGCTCCCGTAAATTTTTCAGCAGCACCCGATAATTCTCAGCCAGGGTGGAAGAGCGATGAAGTATCGTTGGGTCAGCCCCGCCGTACCAGAGGCTGCGCCGCAGCCTGAGTTAAACAGCCGCTTCGGGCTCCATCCCCTGGTGGCCAGGATTCTTTCCAATCGCGGGTTTTTCGGCGAGGCTGAGATCGAGCGCTTTCTGCACCCCAACCTGGATGACCTGTACGACCCGCACCTGATGCTGGGCATGGAGCCGGCCGTGGTGCGCCTGGCCGAGGCCCTGGGCCGCCGTGAGAAAATCGTGGTCTACGGTGATTACGACGTGGACGGGATCACCTCGATTTCGCTGATGGTGCGCTACCTGCGCCAGCTGGGCGGCTCGGTGGGCTACTACATCCCAAACCGTATGGTCGAGGGCTACGGCATCACCGAGGTGGGAATCGACGCCGTGGCGGCGATGGGAGCCACGCTGCTGGTCACGGTCGACTGCGGGATCACCGCGGTGGAGGCTATCGAGTACGCCAAGAGCAAGGGCATGGACGTGATAGTCACAGACCATCACGAGCCGGGCCCCGAGATACCGGAAGCCACGGCCATCCTCAACCCCAAGCAGCCGGGGGACACCTAT
It encodes the following:
- a CDS encoding C4-type zinc ribbon domain-containing protein, producing the protein MEEPLELLLRLQEIDVEINEIQGRRSTIPAQIEALEHEMDSARQELVDKESQLKAARLVIRETEGRVAQLDEGSNRYKQQLLAVKSNREYSALLTEIEAIKREKAELEERIISRMEQIEQLNQSLDQSRASLADQESGRREQYDSLKGQIQDLDEQIAIRRQKREGLSVRVKPRLLVLYERIMGSRVNQAVVALRNGSCGGCHAMIPLQQVNDIRKGRDIHTCENCGRILYYEENGNGA